One Heptranchias perlo isolate sHepPer1 unplaced genomic scaffold, sHepPer1.hap1 HAP1_SCAFFOLD_43, whole genome shotgun sequence genomic window carries:
- the LOC137312395 gene encoding histone H2A-like yields MSGRGKTGGKARAKAKSRSSRAGLQFPVGRVHRLLRKGNYAERVGAGAPVYLAAVLEYLTAEILELAGNAARDNKKTRIIPRHLQLAIRNDEELNKLLGRVTIAQGGVLPNIQAVLLPKKTSNVSSKSK; encoded by the coding sequence atgtctggaagaggaaaaaccggcgggaaagctcgggccaaggccaagtctcgctcatcccgggccggactgcagttccctgtgggtcgtgttcacaggctcctgcgaaaggggaactatgctgaacgtgtgggtgccggagccccggtctatctggctgctgtgctcgagtatctgacggctgaaatcctcgagctggccggcaacgcggcccgcgatAATAAGAAGACCcgtatcatccccagacacctgcagctggccatccgcaacgacgaggagctcaacaagctgctgggacgggtgaccatcgctcagggcggggtgctgccgaatatccaggccgtgctgctgccgaagaaaaccagcaatgtgagctccaagagcaagtaa